In Hoeflea ulvae, one genomic interval encodes:
- a CDS encoding ASKHA domain-containing protein: MTDHLVLFMPSGKRGRFATDTPVLDAARQLGVHVESVCGGRGICGRCQVDVQEGVFAKHGITSSNQHISPFGGNEVRYAEKRDLKPGRRLSCSAKILGDLVIDIPQDAVVNAQVVRKDSDGRVIERNPAIQMCYVEIEEPDMHKPLGDLDRLLMAIEADWGYKTLQIDTYLLGEVQKILRKGDWKVTAAIHEPVEGGQATLVALYPGLKNEAYGIACDIGSTTIAMHLSSLLSGRTLASSGTSNPQIRFGEDLMSRVSYVMMNPEGREGMTNAVREALNGLIDNVCKQGEIDRADILDAVFVGNPIMHHLFLGIDPTELGGAPFALAVSGAVNIKSSEIDIPLNPGARVYMLPCIAGHVGADAAAATLTEGPHRQEEMMLLVDVGTNAEIVLGNSTRTVAASSPTGPAFEGAEISCGQRAAPGAIERIRIDPLTLEPRYRVIGIEPWSDEPGFEEQAKKVGVTGVCGSGIIEIIAEMYLAGIITEDGVINGDLAAQNPRIISTGRTFSYLLKEAEPKLMVTQTDVRAIQLAKAALYAGVKLLMDKQGIDHVDRIGLAGAFGSFIDPKYALVLGLVPDCDLDKVKAVGNAAGTGARMALLNRAHRREIELTVTRIEKIETALEPKFQQHFVNAMAFPNKVDAFPRLTEVVKLPERSMHTDAAAGIEPGAGRRRGGRRNRD, from the coding sequence ATGACCGACCATCTTGTTCTGTTCATGCCATCAGGCAAACGCGGCCGCTTTGCCACCGATACGCCCGTGCTCGATGCCGCGCGGCAACTGGGTGTGCATGTGGAAAGCGTCTGTGGCGGTCGCGGCATCTGCGGTCGCTGCCAGGTCGATGTCCAGGAGGGCGTGTTTGCCAAGCACGGCATCACCTCGTCCAACCAGCACATTTCGCCCTTTGGCGGCAACGAAGTGCGCTATGCCGAAAAACGTGACCTGAAACCCGGCCGCCGGCTGTCCTGCTCGGCAAAAATCCTCGGCGATCTGGTCATCGACATCCCGCAGGACGCGGTGGTCAACGCCCAGGTTGTGCGCAAGGATTCCGACGGCCGCGTCATCGAGCGCAACCCGGCAATCCAGATGTGCTATGTCGAGATCGAAGAGCCCGACATGCACAAGCCATTGGGCGACCTCGACCGCCTGCTGATGGCGATCGAGGCCGACTGGGGTTACAAGACCCTGCAGATCGACACCTATCTGCTTGGCGAAGTGCAAAAGATCCTGCGCAAGGGCGACTGGAAAGTCACCGCCGCCATACATGAACCGGTCGAGGGCGGACAGGCGACGCTGGTGGCGCTGTATCCGGGCCTCAAGAACGAAGCCTATGGCATTGCCTGCGACATCGGCTCCACCACCATCGCCATGCATTTGTCCTCGCTCTTGTCGGGCCGCACACTGGCGTCCTCGGGCACCTCCAATCCGCAGATCCGCTTCGGCGAGGATCTGATGAGCCGGGTCTCCTATGTGATGATGAACCCGGAAGGCCGCGAAGGCATGACCAATGCCGTGCGCGAGGCGCTCAACGGCTTGATCGACAATGTCTGCAAGCAGGGCGAGATCGACCGCGCCGACATTCTCGACGCTGTCTTTGTCGGCAACCCGATCATGCATCATCTGTTTCTCGGCATCGATCCCACCGAACTCGGCGGCGCGCCCTTTGCGCTCGCCGTCTCCGGTGCGGTCAATATCAAGTCCTCCGAGATCGACATCCCGCTCAATCCCGGCGCCCGGGTCTACATGTTGCCCTGCATTGCCGGCCATGTCGGCGCCGATGCGGCGGCCGCGACGCTGACCGAAGGTCCACACCGCCAGGAGGAGATGATGCTGCTCGTCGATGTCGGCACCAATGCCGAAATCGTGCTGGGCAATTCCACCCGCACCGTCGCCGCCTCCTCGCCCACTGGCCCCGCCTTCGAGGGCGCGGAGATTTCCTGCGGCCAGCGCGCCGCCCCCGGCGCCATCGAACGCATCCGCATCGATCCACTCACGTTGGAACCGCGCTACCGCGTCATCGGCATCGAGCCCTGGTCGGATGAGCCGGGCTTTGAGGAACAGGCCAAAAAGGTCGGCGTCACCGGCGTCTGCGGCTCCGGTATCATCGAGATCATCGCCGAAATGTATCTCGCCGGCATCATCACCGAAGACGGCGTCATCAATGGCGATCTGGCTGCACAGAATCCGCGCATCATCTCCACCGGCCGCACCTTCTCCTATCTCTTGAAGGAAGCCGAACCCAAGCTGATGGTGACACAGACCGATGTCCGCGCCATCCAGCTGGCAAAGGCTGCCCTTTATGCCGGCGTCAAATTGCTGATGGACAAGCAGGGCATCGACCATGTCGACCGCATCGGGCTCGCCGGCGCCTTCGGCTCCTTCATCGATCCCAAATATGCGCTCGTGCTCGGGCTTGTGCCCGATTGCGATCTCGACAAGGTCAAGGCTGTCGGCAATGCCGCCGGCACCGGCGCCCGCATGGCGCTGCTCAACCGCGCGCATCGCCGCGAGATCGAACTGACCGTCACCCGCATCGAGAAGATCGAAACCGCGCTGGAGCCGAAATTCCAGCAGCATTTCGTCAACGCCATGGCCTTTCCCAACAAGGTCGACGCCTTCCCCAGACTCACCGAAGTGGTCAAGCTGCCGGAGCGTTCGATGCACACCGATGCCGCAGCCGGCATCGAACCCGGCGCCGGACGCCGCCGCGGCGGACGGCGCAACCGCGACTGA
- a CDS encoding MFS transporter: MVSLIRSPLFLVLALWAAGLGAATQFAKIVVIFPELQAFYGETGAVSGYLVSLISVVGMLLGLVAGVIGIQIGIRRLLLSGLVLGALVSAWQATLPGFEWMLASRLLEGLSHLAIVVAAPTLIAQLTTPRYQGMALTLWGTFFGVAFAAVALTAPMIVQSFGLGGLPALHAACMAIIAALLALALPRPGRRDMSPWPSLADIARRHIAAYSSPFIAAPALGWMFYTLTFVSMLAILPTMLEPAQRAFVTAAMPLASIASSMTLGNLMLRHMAAVSVIVTGFATAIVLVVVFLLTGPGAMLFIALFAALGLVQGASFAAVPELNAGLPDRALANGAIAQTGNIGNALGTPALLAVAATGSAAGLPAMLIICYAGAILAHLAMARSRKRSQRNPA, encoded by the coding sequence ATGGTCTCCCTCATCCGCTCTCCCCTGTTTCTGGTGCTGGCCCTCTGGGCCGCGGGGCTGGGCGCTGCCACGCAATTTGCCAAGATCGTCGTCATCTTCCCGGAACTGCAGGCCTTTTATGGTGAGACGGGCGCGGTATCGGGCTATCTCGTCTCGCTGATCTCAGTCGTCGGCATGCTGCTGGGGCTGGTGGCCGGCGTCATCGGCATCCAGATCGGCATCCGCCGCCTGCTCTTGTCGGGCCTGGTGCTCGGCGCCCTTGTGTCTGCCTGGCAGGCAACCCTGCCCGGCTTCGAGTGGATGCTGGCAAGCCGCCTGCTCGAAGGCCTGTCGCATCTGGCCATCGTTGTCGCCGCCCCGACGCTGATCGCGCAGCTGACCACGCCGCGCTATCAGGGCATGGCGCTGACGCTGTGGGGCACCTTTTTCGGCGTCGCCTTTGCCGCTGTCGCGCTCACCGCTCCGATGATTGTGCAAAGCTTCGGGCTGGGCGGTCTGCCGGCACTGCACGCGGCCTGCATGGCGATCATCGCGGCGCTGCTGGCGCTGGCCTTGCCGCGGCCCGGCCGGCGCGACATGTCGCCCTGGCCGTCGCTGGCCGACATCGCCCGTCGTCATATCGCAGCCTATTCCTCGCCCTTCATCGCAGCCCCTGCGCTGGGCTGGATGTTTTACACGCTGACATTCGTCTCCATGCTCGCCATCCTGCCGACCATGCTCGAGCCGGCGCAGCGCGCCTTTGTCACTGCCGCCATGCCGCTTGCCAGCATCGCCTCGTCCATGACCCTTGGCAACCTGATGCTCAGGCACATGGCAGCGGTCAGCGTCATCGTCACCGGTTTTGCAACGGCCATCGTGCTGGTGGTGGTGTTCCTGCTCACCGGACCTGGCGCCATGCTGTTCATCGCGCTCTTTGCCGCCCTGGGGCTGGTGCAGGGCGCCAGCTTCGCCGCCGTGCCAGAGCTCAATGCAGGCTTGCCCGACCGGGCGCTGGCCAATGGCGCCATTGCCCAGACCGGCAATATCGGCAATGCGCTCGGCACCCCGGCCCTGCTCGCCGTCGCCGCGACAGGCTCGGCCGCCGGCCTGCCTGCCATGCTGATCATCTGCTATGCCGGCGCCATTCTGGCGCATCTGGCCATGGCGCGAAGCCGCAAGCGGAGCCAGCGGAATCCGGCCTGA
- a CDS encoding LysR family transcriptional regulator: MNAPITHPLLMLDPDVLRSFVAIAETGSFTAAAARIFRTPSAVSMQIKRLEEQLGVSVFLRDARNVSLTHDGEVLLGYARRLIALNREAISRFVTSEVTGVVRIGSPSDYGEAVLPSVLKQFAKSHPSVVVDVVIDQSSSLLKRFNSGHIDIALISCMKDHTPDPGEIVMTDDIVWAGAKGGQAYLMDPVPLSMWDEGCVWRERALSSLEKVKRSYRVAFMTSHMAGQRAAILSDLAIAPVGRSFIGSDIQILDEDCGLPAPGEYQLLLKVAADPSAPVCALSDHFRAGFERFRQTGTFGD; this comes from the coding sequence ATGAACGCGCCGATCACTCACCCGCTGCTGATGCTGGACCCGGATGTCCTGCGCAGTTTCGTCGCCATTGCCGAGACCGGAAGCTTCACCGCTGCCGCCGCGCGGATCTTCCGTACGCCGTCGGCGGTGTCGATGCAGATCAAGCGGCTTGAAGAGCAGCTGGGCGTGTCGGTGTTCCTGCGGGACGCGCGCAATGTTTCGTTGACCCATGATGGCGAAGTGCTGCTCGGCTATGCCCGTCGGCTGATCGCGCTCAACCGCGAAGCGATTTCGCGGTTTGTCACCTCAGAGGTCACCGGCGTGGTGCGGATCGGCTCGCCATCTGATTACGGCGAGGCGGTGTTGCCGAGCGTGCTTAAGCAATTTGCCAAGTCGCACCCCTCGGTGGTCGTCGATGTGGTGATCGACCAGTCTTCCAGCCTGCTCAAGCGCTTTAACTCGGGACATATCGACATTGCCCTGATCAGCTGCATGAAGGACCATACACCCGATCCGGGAGAGATCGTGATGACAGACGATATCGTCTGGGCCGGGGCCAAGGGCGGGCAGGCCTATCTGATGGATCCGGTGCCGTTGTCGATGTGGGATGAAGGCTGTGTCTGGCGGGAAAGGGCCCTTTCGTCGCTGGAAAAGGTGAAAAGGTCCTACCGGGTGGCGTTCATGACCTCGCATATGGCCGGGCAGCGGGCAGCGATCCTGTCCGATCTTGCCATCGCACCGGTGGGCCGGAGTTTCATCGGTTCGGATATCCAGATCCTTGACGAGGATTGCGGACTGCCGGCGCCGGGAGAGTATCAATTGCTGCTCAAGGTGGCGGCTGATCCCTCCGCGCCGGTCTGCGCGCTCAGCGATCATTTTCGCGCGGGCTTCGAGCGGTTCCGGCAGACCGGAACATTTGGCGACTAG
- a CDS encoding GlxA family transcriptional regulator, translating to MSSPSKQKRSIVFFMVPDFSMIAFSMAIEPLRLANRMLGYDCYKWRLTSHDGEPVTASNRVQVAADTSLADERRSLSGENRPTMVFVCSGVNVERFTNKSVLAWLREEHNRGVAVGGLCTGAHILAMAGLLSGRRCAIHWENMPGFAEAFPKANVFADLYEIDGSIHTCAGGTAALDMMLSLIGEDHDETLVNRICEMALTDRVRNAHDRQRLPLRARLGVQNAKVLSIIELMEANLSEPLSLIEIADDAGLSRRQIERLFRQEMGRSPARYYLEIRLDRARHLLIQSPMPVVEVAVACGFVSASHFSKCYRELYNRSPQQERADRKQYLTAA from the coding sequence ATGTCCTCACCAAGCAAGCAAAAACGGTCGATCGTCTTTTTCATGGTTCCGGATTTTTCGATGATCGCCTTCTCGATGGCAATCGAACCATTGCGGCTGGCCAACCGGATGCTGGGCTATGACTGCTACAAGTGGCGCCTGACCTCGCATGATGGCGAGCCGGTGACGGCGTCGAACCGTGTCCAGGTCGCAGCCGACACCTCGCTTGCCGATGAACGCCGCAGCCTGTCGGGCGAGAACCGGCCGACCATGGTATTCGTCTGCTCGGGCGTCAATGTCGAACGCTTCACCAACAAGTCGGTGCTGGCCTGGCTGCGCGAGGAGCACAATCGCGGCGTCGCCGTCGGCGGCCTGTGCACCGGCGCCCATATCCTGGCCATGGCCGGACTGCTGTCCGGCCGGCGCTGCGCCATCCACTGGGAAAACATGCCCGGCTTCGCCGAAGCCTTCCCCAAGGCCAATGTCTTTGCCGATCTCTATGAAATCGACGGCTCGATCCACACCTGCGCCGGCGGCACCGCCGCGCTCGACATGATGCTGAGCCTGATCGGCGAGGACCATGACGAAACACTGGTCAACCGCATCTGCGAGATGGCGCTGACCGACAGGGTCCGCAACGCGCATGACCGCCAGCGGCTGCCGCTGCGCGCCCGTCTCGGCGTGCAGAACGCCAAGGTTCTCTCGATCATCGAGCTGATGGAAGCAAACCTGTCCGAACCCCTGTCGCTGATCGAGATCGCCGATGACGCCGGGTTGTCGCGCCGCCAGATCGAACGCCTGTTCCGCCAGGAGATGGGCCGCTCGCCGGCGCGCTATTATCTCGAGATCAGGCTCGACCGGGCCCGGCATCTCCTGATCCAGTCGCCGATGCCGGTGGTCGAGGTGGCGGTTGCCTGCGGTTTCGTGTCCGCATCGCATTTTTCCAAGTGCTACCGCGAACTCTACAACCGCTCGCCGCAGCAGGAGCGCGCCGACCGCAAGCAGTATCTCACCGCGGCCTGA
- a CDS encoding GGDEF domain-containing response regulator gives MPASRDWKSCWSRISQACTAVVRQRLEQLGMTVTSCETLELLASALEDNPEKFALALVDLNLPSAPSGEALDLVSAKDVPAVLFTSTVADIRRKQVFARHIADYVLKDGHDAIDKLIKATIRILSNRDAHVLVVDHSASMREMLSEQMQRQLYRVTAVASGRVALEVLEESQDFDLAIINYLMPEMNGLKLVEQIRNRSELEDMRIVGVSTLEDRTLAGQFLRAGASDFLIQPLVIEELRWRVAQNIEISSQIRRLRELAARDYLTGTYNRRHFFEDGPRKVALNRKQGRGQALAIVDIDHFKLVNDTYGHEVGDVVLKAVARQLNKYCGHSHLLSRMGGEEFGILISDCSFADARRFCEFLRHAIEVLPIKTDDGIVKVTASIGLAEIADKESFDNYLNAADQFLYMAKSAGRNCVFSESDLAVRAVA, from the coding sequence ATGCCAGCTTCAAGGGACTGGAAATCCTGCTGGTCGAGGATCTCGCAGGCCTGTACGGCTGTCGTGCGGCAACGTCTTGAACAGCTCGGAATGACCGTGACGAGCTGCGAAACGCTGGAATTGCTCGCTTCCGCGCTGGAGGACAATCCGGAAAAATTCGCGCTGGCGCTGGTGGATCTCAATCTGCCAAGTGCCCCGTCAGGCGAGGCGCTGGACCTTGTGTCGGCCAAGGATGTACCGGCCGTGCTTTTCACATCGACCGTCGCGGATATCAGGCGCAAGCAGGTTTTCGCCAGGCATATCGCCGATTATGTGCTCAAGGACGGCCATGATGCGATCGACAAACTGATCAAGGCGACAATCCGCATTCTTTCCAATCGCGACGCCCATGTGCTGGTTGTCGATCACTCGGCCTCGATGCGGGAGATGCTGAGCGAACAGATGCAGCGTCAGCTTTACCGGGTCACCGCGGTTGCCAGCGGCAGGGTGGCGCTGGAGGTGCTGGAAGAGAGCCAGGATTTCGATCTGGCCATCATCAACTATCTGATGCCGGAAATGAACGGCCTGAAGCTGGTGGAGCAGATCCGCAACCGCAGTGAACTCGAGGACATGCGGATTGTCGGCGTCTCGACGCTTGAAGACCGGACCCTGGCCGGACAGTTCCTGCGCGCCGGAGCCAGCGATTTCCTGATCCAGCCGCTGGTGATCGAGGAATTGCGCTGGCGGGTTGCCCAGAACATCGAGATTTCCAGCCAGATCCGCAGGCTGCGGGAACTGGCGGCCCGGGACTATCTGACCGGAACCTATAATCGCCGGCATTTCTTCGAAGACGGTCCGCGCAAGGTGGCACTGAACCGCAAGCAGGGGCGCGGACAGGCGCTGGCGATTGTCGATATCGACCATTTCAAGCTGGTCAATGACACCTATGGCCACGAGGTCGGCGATGTCGTGCTCAAGGCCGTTGCCCGGCAGCTCAACAAATATTGCGGACACAGCCATCTGCTGTCGCGCATGGGCGGCGAGGAGTTCGGTATCCTGATCTCGGATTGCAGCTTTGCCGATGCCCGGCGCTTCTGCGAGTTTCTGCGTCATGCGATCGAGGTGCTGCCGATCAAGACCGATGACGGCATCGTCAAGGTGACCGCATCGATCGGTCTTGCCGAGATTGCCGACAAGGAAAGCTTCGACAATTATCTCAATGCCGCCGACCAGTTCCTGTACATGGCGAAAAGTGCGGGGCGCAATTGCGTCTTTTCCGAATCCGATCTGGCCGTCCGCGCCGTCGCGTGA
- a CDS encoding DUF1194 domain-containing protein, which produces MADWIKAVLATAALLAFDTGAQAREPVDVALVLAVDVSRSMSVRELEIQREGYAAALNHPDVVRAVAQGAYGRIAITMFEWAGTSAIRQVFDWTLIETGADADRLSEIVRASRPVAQRRTSISGAILHAVQRMEAAPYDGFRKVIDVSGDGPNNQGAPVLEARQIALSQRIVINGLPLMTRDGPGGGFNIADLDSYYADCVIGGPGSFLVPVNSWEQFPEAIRRKLVLEIGAAPDLPHQVIPAQALPGQSFSPISASHDCLIGEKIWEQRQWMFDDR; this is translated from the coding sequence ATGGCAGACTGGATCAAGGCAGTTCTGGCGACCGCAGCCTTGCTGGCGTTCGACACCGGCGCACAGGCGCGTGAGCCGGTCGATGTCGCGCTGGTGCTGGCGGTCGATGTGTCGCGCTCCATGTCGGTGCGGGAGCTCGAGATCCAGCGCGAAGGCTATGCTGCGGCGCTCAATCACCCCGACGTGGTCCGCGCCGTGGCCCAGGGCGCTTATGGCCGTATCGCCATCACCATGTTCGAATGGGCCGGGACCAGCGCAATCCGCCAGGTGTTTGACTGGACGCTGATCGAGACCGGCGCGGATGCGGACCGGCTTTCGGAGATCGTGCGGGCGTCCAGACCCGTGGCGCAGCGGCGCACATCGATTTCCGGGGCGATCCTGCACGCGGTGCAGCGGATGGAGGCGGCACCGTATGACGGGTTTCGCAAGGTTATCGACGTGTCGGGAGACGGGCCGAACAATCAGGGCGCGCCGGTTCTGGAGGCGCGGCAGATCGCGCTGTCGCAGCGGATCGTCATCAACGGCCTGCCGCTGATGACGCGCGACGGTCCGGGGGGCGGCTTCAACATCGCCGATCTCGACAGCTATTACGCCGACTGCGTGATCGGCGGGCCGGGCAGTTTTCTGGTGCCGGTCAACAGTTGGGAACAGTTTCCCGAAGCTATCCGCCGCAAGCTGGTTCTGGAGATCGGGGCTGCGCCTGACCTTCCGCACCAAGTCATTCCGGCCCAGGCACTGCCGGGCCAGTCTTTTTCTCCGATATCGGCCTCGCATGACTGTCTGATCGGTGAAAAAATCTGGGAACAGCGGCAATGGATGTTTGACGACCGCTAG
- a CDS encoding VOC family protein, producing the protein MKFTSYYPVLITPKVAETSDFYIRHLDFEPAFESDWYVHLRSKVDPQVNLAVLEQGHATIPSSDRTHTGVILNFEVDDVDAVYGRALAEGWTVLKHLCDEAFGQRHFIAQDPSGTLIDVIKPIPPTADFAAQYSAEALPR; encoded by the coding sequence ATGAAATTCACAAGCTACTATCCCGTTCTGATCACGCCCAAGGTGGCGGAGACCAGTGACTTTTACATCCGGCATCTCGATTTCGAGCCGGCATTCGAGTCCGATTGGTACGTGCACTTGCGTTCGAAAGTGGACCCTCAGGTCAATCTGGCGGTTCTGGAGCAAGGCCACGCGACGATCCCGTCAAGTGACCGGACTCACACCGGCGTGATCCTGAATTTCGAGGTCGACGATGTTGATGCGGTCTATGGCCGGGCTCTGGCTGAAGGGTGGACCGTCCTCAAACACTTGTGTGACGAGGCGTTCGGACAGCGCCATTTCATCGCGCAAGACCCGTCCGGCACCTTGATCGATGTGATCAAGCCGATTCCGCCGACAGCCGATTTCGCAGCGCAGTACAGTGCAGAAGCGTTACCACGCTGA
- a CDS encoding TetR/AcrR family transcriptional regulator, translating to MNNKIKMSNEDRSTTTRRALIGAARELFLQMGYAEASTPELVKAAGVTRGALYHHFEDKKAVFRAVVENELSEVAEAIRNSAKAPETAMAGLKSGTRAYLDAMQIPGRAHLLLVEGPAALGIETMKQINDISTGQTLREGLETAMASGEIRTVPLSALATLLDAAFDRAALDIAGGGSPEDIDTALTALLDGLATTS from the coding sequence ATGAATAACAAGATCAAAATGTCGAATGAGGATCGCTCAACCACCACCCGCCGCGCCTTGATCGGGGCTGCGCGTGAACTGTTCCTTCAAATGGGATATGCTGAAGCCAGCACGCCGGAACTGGTCAAGGCTGCCGGAGTCACCCGCGGTGCGCTCTATCACCATTTCGAGGACAAGAAGGCAGTGTTTCGGGCGGTGGTCGAAAACGAGCTGTCCGAAGTTGCCGAGGCCATACGCAACTCGGCCAAGGCCCCCGAAACTGCTATGGCGGGACTCAAGAGCGGTACCCGGGCCTATCTCGATGCAATGCAGATCCCCGGCCGCGCACATCTGTTGCTTGTCGAAGGCCCGGCCGCGCTCGGCATTGAAACCATGAAGCAGATCAATGACATCAGCACGGGGCAAACCCTGCGCGAGGGCCTTGAAACAGCCATGGCCTCCGGAGAGATACGCACCGTACCGCTGTCGGCCCTTGCAACGCTGCTGGATGCTGCCTTTGACCGCGCAGCGCTCGATATTGCCGGTGGCGGCTCCCCGGAGGACATCGACACGGCACTCACTGCACTGCTCGATGGCCTGGCCACAACGAGCTAG
- a CDS encoding GcvT family protein — MAEFPKQAKVVIIGVGGIVGASIAHHLIERGWDDIVGIDKSGVPTDIGSTAHASDFCYTTSHDYLSVWTTQYSIDFFEKMGHYARIGGLEIVRAGDDAWMEEIKRKISSGKAFGTRASFIGPAEVKEKFPLVEEDMVAGALWDPDAGLVIPRSQTVAGKLVDAAEKTGKLNVFANTPAQSLIVEGGRIKGVVTHRGTIMADHVIVCAGIWGRLIAEMVGEDLPVMPVDHPLTFFGPYNEFEGSGKDIGWPLMRDQGNSAYMRDTGDPKTAEGGQIEWGYYETDEPRLCHPRDILEKNEARLSPSQRDLDMEQIIEPLERAMELTPILGELGYNEGHSFNGLLQVSAAGGASCGESQKVRGLWYCVAIWVKDAPGYGKLIADWMTDGRTEIDHNSIDYARFYPHQMTEDFIAGRCREAAQKIYFPAIHPREPYASGRGVKRSPFHDREVELGGHFMELGGWERAHGYAANEHLLEKYGDRVPVRANEWDNRHFWRVSNAEHLAMSEDCGIVNLSHFHMVDIEGPDHVALMEWLCAAKIGGDGNIGKGIYTHFLDDEGMVRADFTVIRMADRCRLINGADAGPRDFHYMRRMAEDKGFDVTITDVSEAYTTIGIWGPNARQTLKKVVADPDGLDIENFAFAAIKPVVIAGKTVSAFRLSYVGEQGWELHMKYEDGLAVWDALRATGVMAFGVETYANSRRMEKSLRLQNGDLLTQYNLIEADLARPKVKEADFRGKAKHLEYKAREHQPAMLCTLVMAENTDSKGVARYPVGAMPVIDPETGKTLVDELGRISYTTSVAYGPTIGKNIALAYLPWEYCQVGRRLNVEYFSETYPVDVAAVGYKPLYDPENLKPRS, encoded by the coding sequence ATGGCAGAGTTCCCGAAGCAGGCAAAGGTCGTCATCATCGGTGTGGGCGGCATTGTCGGTGCCTCCATCGCGCACCACCTCATCGAGCGTGGCTGGGACGACATTGTCGGAATCGACAAGTCCGGCGTGCCGACCGATATCGGATCGACGGCGCATGCCTCGGACTTTTGCTACACCACTTCCCACGACTATCTCTCGGTCTGGACCACGCAATACTCGATCGATTTCTTCGAGAAGATGGGCCATTACGCGCGCATCGGCGGCCTGGAAATTGTCCGCGCCGGCGACGATGCCTGGATGGAGGAAATCAAGCGCAAGATCTCCTCCGGCAAGGCCTTCGGCACCCGCGCCAGCTTCATCGGTCCGGCAGAGGTGAAGGAAAAATTCCCGCTGGTCGAGGAAGACATGGTTGCCGGCGCCCTGTGGGACCCGGATGCCGGTCTGGTGATTCCGCGCTCGCAGACGGTTGCCGGCAAGCTCGTCGATGCGGCCGAGAAGACCGGCAAGCTCAATGTCTTCGCCAATACGCCGGCGCAGTCGCTGATCGTCGAGGGCGGCCGGATCAAGGGCGTCGTCACCCATCGCGGCACCATCATGGCCGATCATGTCATCGTCTGTGCCGGCATCTGGGGCCGTCTGATCGCCGAAATGGTGGGCGAGGATCTGCCGGTCATGCCGGTCGACCATCCGCTGACCTTTTTCGGCCCCTATAACGAGTTCGAGGGCTCCGGCAAGGATATCGGCTGGCCGTTGATGCGTGACCAGGGCAATTCGGCCTATATGCGCGACACCGGTGACCCGAAGACCGCCGAGGGCGGCCAGATCGAGTGGGGCTATTACGAGACCGACGAGCCGCGGCTGTGCCACCCCCGCGACATTCTCGAGAAGAACGAGGCGCGGCTGTCTCCCTCGCAGCGCGATCTCGACATGGAACAGATCATCGAACCGCTCGAGCGCGCCATGGAGCTGACGCCGATCCTTGGCGAGCTGGGCTACAATGAAGGCCATTCCTTCAACGGCCTGCTGCAGGTTTCAGCCGCCGGCGGCGCTTCCTGCGGCGAAAGCCAGAAGGTGCGCGGGCTGTGGTATTGCGTGGCCATCTGGGTCAAGGACGCGCCGGGCTACGGCAAGCTGATCGCCGACTGGATGACCGATGGCCGCACCGAAATCGATCACAACTCGATCGATTACGCCCGGTTCTACCCGCACCAGATGACCGAGGACTTCATCGCGGGCCGCTGCCGCGAGGCGGCGCAGAAGATCTATTTCCCGGCGATCCATCCGCGCGAGCCCTATGCCTCGGGCCGCGGCGTCAAGCGTTCGCCCTTCCATGACCGCGAGGTCGAGCTCGGCGGCCATTTCATGGAGCTTGGCGGCTGGGAGCGGGCCCATGGCTATGCGGCCAATGAACATCTGCTGGAAAAATACGGCGACCGGGTGCCGGTGCGTGCCAATGAATGGGACAACCGCCATTTCTGGCGCGTCTCCAATGCCGAACATCTGGCGATGAGCGAGGATTGCGGCATCGTCAATCTCAGTCATTTCCACATGGTCGACATCGAGGGGCCCGATCATGTGGCGCTGATGGAATGGCTGTGCGCGGCGAAGATCGGCGGCGACGGCAATATCGGCAAGGGCATCTACACACACTTCCTCGATGACGAGGGCATGGTCCGCGCCGACTTCACGGTGATCCGCATGGCCGACCGCTGCCGTTTGATCAACGGGGCCGATGCCGGTCCGCGCGACTTCCACTACATGCGCCGCATGGCCGAGGACAAGGGCTTTGACGTCACCATCACCGACGTCTCCGAGGCCTATACCACCATCGGCATCTGGGGCCCGAATGCCCGCCAGACACTGAAAAAGGTGGTGGCCGATCCGGACGGCCTGGATATCGAAAATTTCGCCTTTGCCGCGATCAAGCCGGTCGTCATCGCCGGCAAGACCGTCTCCGCCTTCCGCCTGTCCTATGTCGGCGAGCAGGGGTGGGAGCTGCACATGAAATATGAGGATGGCCTGGCTGTCTGGGACGCGCTGCGGGCTACCGGCGTCATGGCTTTCGGGGTGGAGACCTATGCCAATTCGCGCCGCATGGAAAAGAGCTTGCGGCTGCAAAATGGCGACCTCTTGACCCAATACAACCTGATTGAAGCTGATCTCGCCCGTCCCAAGGTCAAGGAAGCTGATTTCCGCGGCAAGGCCAAACACCTCGAATACAAGGCGCGTGAGCATCAGCCGGCCATGCTGTGCACGCTGGTGATGGCCGAGAACACCGACAGCAAGGGCGTCGCCCGCTATCCCGTCGGCGCCATGCCGGTGATCGATCCGGAGACCGGCAAGACGCTCGTCGACGAACTCGGCCGCATCTCCTACACCACATCCGTCGCCTATGGGCCGACCATCGGCAAGAACATCGCGCTGGCCTATCTGCCGTGGGAATATTGCCAGGTCGGGCGCAGGCTGAATGTCGAATATTTCAGCGAGACCTATCCGGTGGATGTCGCAGCCGTCGGCTACAAGCCGCTCTACGATCCGGAGAACCTCAAGCCGCGGAGCTGA